One Camelina sativa cultivar DH55 chromosome 3, Cs, whole genome shotgun sequence genomic window carries:
- the LOC104776294 gene encoding uncharacterized protein LOC104776294: protein MGCGGSKVDDQPLVILCRERKELIKAASHHRCALAAAHLAYFQSLCDVGESIKRFVDEELVVVGTSSSSSIPGSPVLTLPSDEGKNKHNKRISSSSTSVSHSVIDDEDDDQGEGEDHQHLHLSSGSDLDSGSESGSDDSLGHHHHHTHIDETTPQVKEREARLPEHYQPGYQPGYQYQPSYQYPVEGWGYMGENPNQNQYPYPNPNQGMYFMKKSAPPSRPLVFQPENHRVENGQWLPENGVGYSNYFSGNTNTGYFGYPEQRRELPSPVRPPPAPPSPPKISSWDFLNVFDNYDYIRAVAGESSGAGAGFPPAVGGVKSSSSSPDSREVREREGIPDLEDETEQDVIIGQTFKHAKRKGIEKVKEQRQGNEPGNWSQREEIHERKIKKRGDSGDGTSREVPMVERATESSFGSKTVSSFTSSEEDSEFHHVNDGEGKSSSNDLSGHETVARKSVGEVEEEYVRKKGVSFELDENATTSFDVESSKISSLSALSVHATRDLREVVKEIKSEFEVASSHGKEVAVLLEVSKLPYQQKSSGLKVIFSRIMYLVAPSTVSSHSQPQPSIRLTSRILKIAKSYNGQDVGEGLSGNLSSTLEQIYAWEKKLYKEVKDEEKLRVIYEEKCRTLKKLDSLGAESSKIDATRAAIRKLLTKLDVCIRSVDSISSRIHKLRDEELQPQLTQLIHGLIRMWRSMLKCHQKQFHAVMESKVRSLRANTGLQRDSGLKAILDLEMELREWCISFNDWVNTQKSYVESLNGWLSRCLHYEPISTEDGIAPFSPSRVGAPQVFVICKDWQEAMARISGENVTSAMQGFASSLHELWERQDEEQRQRVKAEYVSHDFEKRLNDLRMERARARMRNEQLQDGGASEKSVVLSESGISALDDLKVDLDSMRKKLEEERARHKETIKLVNNAASSSLQAGLVPIFEALGNFTSQVVKAHEDVRFQQQEDVRFQQQAQSEEE from the exons ATGGGTTGCGGAGGATCCAAAGTAGATGATCAACCACTTGTGATTCTCTGTAGAGAGAGGAAAGAACTTATCAAAGCCGCTTCTCATCACCGTTGTGCTTTAGCCGCTGCTCATCTCGCTTACTTCCAATCTCTCTGCGACGTTGGTGAGTCCATTAAACGTTTTGTTGACGAAGAACTCGTCGTCGTTggcacttcttcttcttcttctatcccTGGTTCCCCTGTTCTCACGCTTCCCTCTGACGAAGGCAAGAATAAACACAACAAGAGGATCtcgtcttcttctacttctgtTTCTCATTCCGTTATtgacgacgaagacgacgaccaaggagaaggagaagatcaTCAGCATTTGCATTTATCATCTGGATCCGACTTAGATTCAGGATCCGAATCTGGATCTGACGATTCATtaggtcatcatcatcatcatactcaCATTGATGAAACTACCCCTCAAGTGAAGGAGAGAGAAGCACGATTACCGGAACATTACCAACCCGGTTATCAGCCTGGTTATCAATATCAACCGAGTTATCAGTATCCGGTTGAAGGATGGGGGTATATGGGAGAGAACCCGAATCAAAACCAGTACCCGTACCCGAACCCGAATCAAGGAATGTATTTTATGAAGAAGTCTGCGCCACCGTCTCGGCCTTTAGTGTTTCAGCCGGAGAATCATAGAGTGGAGAATGGGCAATGGTTGCCAGAGAATGGAGTTGGGTACTCTAATTACTTTTCAGGGAATACTAATACTGGTTATTTTGGTTACCCGGAGCAACGTAGAGAGCTACCGTCTCCGGTGAGGCCACCTCCAGCGCCTCCGTCTCCGCCTAAGATTTCAAGTTGGGATTTTTTGAATGTGTTTGATAATTATGATTATATCAGGGCTGTTGCTGGTGAAAGTTCTGGTGCCGGAGCTGGGTTTCCTCCGGCGGTGGGTGGAGTTAAGTCGAGTTCAAGCAGTCCTGATTCGAGAGAAGTGAGGGAGAGAGAAGGGATTCCTGATTTGGAAGACGAAACAGAGCAAGATGTTATCATTGGGCAAACATTTAAACATGCTAAGAGAAAAGGTATTGAGAAGGTGAAAGAACAGAGACAGGGGAATGAACCTGGGAACTGGTCACAACGAGAGGAGATTCACGAGAGGAAGATCAAGAAACGAGGAGATTCAGGTGATGGGACATCAAGGGAAGTGCCTATGGTAGAAAGGGCCACTGAGAGTTCTTTTGGTTCGAAGACTGTGTCATCGTTTACGAGTAGTGAAGAAGATTCTGAGTTTCACCATGTTAATGACGGAGAAGGAAAGAGTAGCAGTAATGATTTAAGCGGGCATGAGACTGTTGCTAGGAAGAGTGTtggagaagtagaagaagaatatgTGAGGAAAAAAGGAGTGAGCTTTGAGTTGGACGAAAATGCAACTACTTCTTTTGATGTTGAATCTTCCAAGATAAGTAGTCTGTCTGCATTGTCGGTTCATGCTACTAGAGATCTCAGAGAAGTTGTGAAGGAGATTAAGAGTGAGTTTGAGGTTGCTTCTTCACATGGGAAGGAAGTGGCTGTGTTGCTTGAAGTTAGCAAGTTGCCTTATCAGCAGAAAAGCTCTGGGCTTAAAG tTATCTTCTCGCGGATCATGTATCTGGTAGCGCCTTCCACAGTTTCATCACATTCTCAGCCTCAACCATCAATACGGTTAACATCTAGGATCttgaaaattgcaaaatcaTACAATGGTCAGGATGTTGGAGAAGGCTTATCTGGAAACCTCTCTTCAACCTTGGAGCAAATCTATGCTTGGGAAAAGAAACTGTATAAAGAAGTCAAG GACGAAGAGAAGCTTCGTGTTATCTATGAAGAAAAGTGCAGAACACTGAAAAAACTGGATAGTCTTGGTGCGGAATCTAGCAAGATCGATGCTACTCGAGCAGCCATTAGAAAGCTGCTAACCAAACTTGACGTCTGTATAAGATCTGTTGATTCCATTTCCAGCAGGATACATAAACTCAGAGATGAAGAATTACAGCCGCAACTCACACAGTTGATTCACGG GTTGATAAGAATGTGGAGATCAATGCTCAAGTGCCACCAGAAGCAGTTCCATGCAGTTATGGAGAGTAAGGTTCGATCTCTCAGGGCAAACACGGGCTTACAAAGAGACTCCGGTCTGAAAGCCATTCTTGATCTGGAGATGGAGCTACGAGAATGGTGCATAAGCTTCAACGATTGGGTGAACACTCAGAAATCATATGTGGAGTCTCTAAATGGGTGGCTCTCAAGATGTCTTCACTATGAACCTATATCAACAGAGGACGGAATTGCACCTTTCTCTCCTAGCCGAGTTGGAGCTCCACAGGTTTTCGTTATATGCAAAGACTGGCAAGAAGCAATGGCGAGAATCTCTGGAGAGAATGTAACAAGCGCGATGCAAGGCTTTGCCTCGAGCCTACATGAACTATGGGAGAGACAAGATGAGGAGCAAAGACAGAGAGTGAAAGCAGAGTATGTCTCGCATGATTTTGAGAAACGGTTGAATGATCTAAGAATGGAGAGGGCGAGAGCAAGAATGAGAAACGAGCAGCTACAAGACGGTGGTGCATCAGAGAAAAGCGTGGTGTTGTCAGAGAGCGGGATCTCAGCTTTGGATGATTTGAAGGTGGATTTGGATTCAATGAGGAAGAAGctagaagaagagagagcaaGGCACAAGGAAACAATAAAACTTGTGAACAATGCAGCTTCGAGCAGCTTACAAGCTGGATTAGTACCAATCTTTGAGGCCTTGGGGAATTTCACTTCACAAGTTGTGAAAGCTCATGAAGATGTTAGgtttcaacaacaagaagatgttAGGTTTCAACAACAAGCTCAGTCTGAAGAAGAATGA
- the LOC104776295 gene encoding protein disulfide isomerase-like 1-1, whose product MAVRGYATLLSILVLSLFASSIRGEETETTKEFVLTLDHTNFTDTINKHDFIVVEFYAPWCGHCKQLAPEYEKAASELSSNVPPVVLAKIDASEETNREFATQYEVQGFPTIKIFRNGGKAVQEYNGPREADGIVTYLKKQSGPASAEIKSADDATEIVGDKKVVVVGIFPKLSGSEFDSFMATAEKLRSELDFAHTSDAKLLPRGESSVTGPVVRLFKPFDELFVDSKDFDGEALEKFVKESSIPLVTVFDKDPNNHPYVIKFFESTNTKAMLFVNFTGEAAESLKSKYREIATSNKGQGLSFLLGDAENSQGAFQYFGLEESQVPLIIIQTVDDKKYLKTNVEVDQIESWVKDFKDGKVAPHKKSQPIPTENNEPVKVVVSESLDDIVMNSGKNVLLEFYAPWCGHCQKLVPILDEVALSFQSDPSVVIAKLDATANDFPKETFDVKGFPTIYFKSASGKIVVYEGDRTKEDFISFLNKNKDTVGEPKEEEKTTEEEVKDEL is encoded by the exons ATGGCGGTGAGAGGATACGCGACGTTGTTATCGATCCTTGTGTTGTCTTTGTTCGCTTCTTCTATTAGAGGCGAAGAGACAGAGACGACGAAGGAGTTCGTGTTGACTTTGGATCACACTAACTTCACCGATACAATCAACAAGCACGATTTCATCGTCGTCGAGTTCTACGCCCCATG GTGTGGACACTGCAAGCAGCTTGCTCCTgag TACGAGAAGGCTGCATCAGAGTTGAGCAGTAACGTCCCTCCCGTGGTTCTTGCTAAGATTGATGCAAGTGAGGAGACCAACAGGGAATTTGCAACTCAATACGAGGTTCAGGGTTTCCCAACCATCAAGATCTTCAGAAATGGAGGTAAAGCTGTTCAAGAATACAACGGACCTCGTGAAGCTGACGGCATTGTTACTTACTTGAAGAAACAAAGTGGACCTGCTTCAGCTGAAATCAAGTCAGCTGATGATGCTACTGAGATTGTTGGTGACAAGAAGGTTGTTGTG GTTGGGATTTTCCCTAAGCTATCTGGCtccgagtttgattctttcatGGCCACTGCTGAGAAATTGCGCTCTGAATTAGATTTCGCACACACCTCTGATGCCAAACTTCTTCCCCGTGGAGAGTCATCTGTAACAGGACCTGTTGTCAGACTATTCAAGCCCTTTGATGAACTGTTTGTTGATTCCAAG GATTTCGATGGTGAAGCTCTAGAGAAATTCGTCAAAGAATCCAGCATTCCACTTGTCACCGTCTTTGACAAAGACCCAAACAACCACCCATATGTTATCAAGTTCTTTGAAAGCACTAATACTAAG GCGATGTTGTTCGTGAACTTCACTGGAGAAGCAGCTGAGTCTCTTAAATCAAAGTACCGTGAAATTGCTACATCCAACAAGGGACAGGGTCTTAGCTTCCTTCTAGGTGATGCTGAGAACAGCCAAGGTGCATTCCAG TACTTTGGACTCGAAGAGAGCCAAGTTCCTCTCATCATCATCCAGACTGTTGACGACAAGAAATACCTGAAAACAAATGTGGAGGTTGACCAGATTGAATCATGGGTCAAAGACTTCAAGGATGGAAAAGTTGCCCCCCACAAAAAATCTCAACCTATCCCAACCGAGAACAACGAGCCAGTGAAGGTTGTTGTTTCTGAGAGCCTTGACGACATTGTCATGAACTCTGGAAAGAACG TCTTGCTTGAATTCTATGCTCCATGGTGCGGACACTGCCAAAAGCTTGTTCCAATCTTGGACGAAGTCGCTCTGTCGTTCCAAAGCGACCCAAGTGTAGTCATAGCTAAGCTA GATGCAACCGCAAACGACTTTCCAAAAGAAACCTTTGATGTGAAGGGATTCCCAACCATTTACTTCAAATCAGCGAGCGGAAAGATTGTGGTTTACGAAGGAGACAGGACAAAGGAAGATTTCATAAGCTTCCTTAACAAGAACAAGGACACAGTTGGAGAGCCCAAGGAGGAGGAAAAGACAACTGAGGAGGAAGTCAAGGACGAGCTCTGA